In the Mycolicibacter sp. MU0102 genome, one interval contains:
- a CDS encoding enoyl-CoA hydratase/isomerase family protein — protein sequence MSATPLVTYERHDHVATITLNRPEARNAINGAMREDLNAAWDRFRAEEDAWVGILTAEGNVFCAGADLKDSAGAVGTFPGTFWEKPTINSFESGMELFKPTIAAVHGPCVGYGLTGLLFCDFIIASTDTVFRFPEVTLGVPTIVGAIRLPQRVGWANAMELLLTGEPMSAQRAMDIGLVWKLVEPDALQDTARAWAHTLTKAAPLAQRATKEVAWRSTDMSWIDAVRFGETMRKVAAATEDVAEGLQAWLEQRPPQWRGR from the coding sequence ATGAGCGCCACGCCCCTGGTCACCTACGAGCGTCACGACCACGTCGCGACCATCACCTTGAACCGGCCCGAGGCCCGCAATGCCATCAACGGGGCGATGCGCGAAGACCTCAACGCCGCCTGGGACCGCTTCCGCGCCGAGGAGGACGCCTGGGTCGGGATTCTCACCGCCGAAGGCAACGTGTTCTGTGCCGGCGCCGATCTCAAGGACTCGGCGGGCGCGGTCGGCACGTTTCCCGGCACGTTCTGGGAGAAGCCGACCATCAACTCGTTCGAGAGCGGCATGGAGCTCTTCAAGCCGACCATCGCCGCCGTGCACGGCCCGTGTGTGGGTTACGGCCTCACCGGATTATTGTTCTGCGACTTCATCATCGCCAGCACCGATACGGTGTTCCGGTTCCCGGAGGTGACCCTCGGGGTGCCCACCATCGTCGGCGCGATCCGGCTACCGCAGCGGGTGGGCTGGGCCAACGCGATGGAGCTGTTGTTGACCGGGGAGCCGATGAGCGCGCAGCGCGCCATGGACATCGGCCTGGTGTGGAAACTCGTCGAGCCCGACGCGCTGCAGGACACGGCCCGAGCCTGGGCACACACCCTCACCAAGGCCGCTCCCCTGGCGCAGCGTGCCACCAAGGAAGTGGCGTGGCGCAGCACCGACATGAGCTGGATCGACGCCGTGCGGTTCGGTGAAACGATGCGCAAGGTCGCCGCGGCGACCGAAGACGTCGCCGAGGGGCTACAGGCCTGGCTGGAGCAGCGGCCACCGCAGTGGCGGGGCCGCTGA
- a CDS encoding TetR/AcrR family transcriptional regulator — MARRRGWGGNPPHTDEEAGRRIIAAAVELVADTGSAVSLADVATSLGVIRQTVYRYFPTADALMRAVAIASVDDFLDRLTEHVHGIHDPADALAEGAVYTLDAVARSPHLGAMLSSSSAHNREMASQEARAFGMRMIERFDVDWNGHGYDEAALRELVEFTLRIMLSFVVAPNDPDRSPDELRRFLRRWLGEAVAAQSRHAVG; from the coding sequence ATGGCACGCCGACGCGGCTGGGGAGGCAACCCGCCGCACACCGACGAGGAAGCCGGCCGGCGGATCATCGCCGCGGCCGTCGAGCTGGTCGCCGACACCGGTTCGGCGGTGTCACTGGCCGACGTCGCCACCTCGCTCGGGGTGATCCGCCAGACCGTGTATCGCTACTTCCCTACCGCCGACGCACTTATGCGCGCCGTGGCCATCGCCTCCGTCGACGACTTCCTCGACCGGCTCACCGAGCACGTGCACGGCATCCACGATCCCGCCGATGCGCTCGCCGAAGGCGCGGTCTACACCCTGGATGCGGTGGCTCGCTCCCCACACCTGGGCGCCATGCTGTCGTCGTCGTCAGCGCACAACCGAGAGATGGCCTCGCAGGAGGCCCGGGCCTTCGGGATGCGAATGATCGAGCGGTTCGACGTCGACTGGAACGGGCACGGCTACGACGAAGCGGCGCTGCGCGAACTCGTGGAGTTCACCCTGCGGATCATGCTCTCGTTCGTCGTGGCGCCCAACGATCCAGATCGCTCCCCCGATGAGCTGCGCCGATTCCTGCGGCGTTGGCTTGGCGAAGCGGTCGCCGCGCAGTCGCGGCACGCCGTCGGCTGA
- a CDS encoding NYN domain-containing protein — translation MRWIVDAMNVIGARPDGWWRDRHSAMVRLTRQLEAWAAAQDGKVTVVFEKPPSPPIESDAVTIAAAPRPGANSADDEIVRLVQADDRPQDITVVTSDLGLAERVSSAGAGTYPAARFRRLIEEG, via the coding sequence GTGCGGTGGATCGTGGACGCGATGAACGTGATCGGTGCGCGTCCAGATGGCTGGTGGCGCGACCGCCACTCCGCGATGGTCCGTCTGACCCGACAACTGGAAGCCTGGGCGGCGGCGCAGGACGGGAAAGTCACCGTGGTCTTCGAAAAGCCGCCGTCGCCGCCCATCGAATCGGACGCCGTCACGATCGCGGCGGCGCCGCGCCCCGGCGCCAACTCCGCCGACGACGAGATCGTGCGGCTGGTCCAGGCCGACGACCGGCCGCAGGACATCACCGTGGTGACCTCTGACCTTGGCCTGGCGGAGCGGGTCTCGTCGGCGGGCGCGGGCACCTACCCGGCAGCACGCTTTCGCAGGCTCATCGAGGAAGGGTGA
- a CDS encoding metal-dependent hydrolase, which yields MTDLIVRKLRFAFAEYPVPFLWNEANPAFSSMANAVSLLAIGFEKMIGGMIAEAMPLITDPAVAEEADAFVRQEGQHSMAHRGHAKALVRAYPGLKETVDECNAMFDKMAAEKSLDYRLAYTADLEATFTPVFKLMLDHDNTLFAPGDDRVASLFLWHFVEEVEHRSSALVIYDHVINDPWYRMRMAPSIFKHVMSVIKVACEGFNRHIPLEDRKVDALSLFSTYRAKQAWRRRVPFGWPADEGPVADAFKHLPKREMATAVAGIIRSQLPNHKPAHEKIPVLANEWFARYDDGYDVTKWYTAEEKSA from the coding sequence ATGACTGACCTGATCGTGCGCAAACTGCGGTTCGCGTTCGCCGAGTACCCCGTCCCGTTCTTGTGGAACGAAGCCAACCCGGCGTTCTCGTCGATGGCCAACGCTGTCTCGCTGCTGGCGATCGGCTTCGAGAAGATGATCGGCGGCATGATCGCCGAGGCGATGCCGCTGATCACCGACCCCGCGGTCGCCGAAGAGGCCGACGCGTTCGTGCGTCAGGAGGGCCAGCACTCGATGGCCCACCGCGGCCACGCCAAGGCTCTGGTCCGGGCCTACCCGGGGCTCAAGGAGACCGTCGACGAATGCAACGCCATGTTCGACAAGATGGCCGCCGAAAAATCACTGGACTACCGGCTGGCCTACACCGCCGACCTCGAGGCCACCTTCACCCCGGTCTTCAAGCTGATGCTCGACCACGACAACACCCTGTTCGCGCCGGGCGACGACCGGGTGGCGTCACTGTTCTTGTGGCACTTCGTCGAGGAAGTCGAACACCGCAGCTCCGCGCTGGTCATCTACGACCACGTCATCAACGACCCGTGGTACCGGATGCGGATGGCGCCGTCGATCTTCAAACACGTGATGAGTGTGATCAAGGTGGCGTGCGAGGGCTTCAATCGCCACATTCCCTTGGAAGACCGCAAGGTTGACGCGCTGTCACTGTTCAGTACCTACCGAGCCAAGCAGGCCTGGCGACGCCGGGTTCCGTTCGGCTGGCCCGCCGACGAGGGGCCGGTCGCGGATGCCTTCAAACATCTGCCAAAGCGCGAAATGGCCACCGCGGTCGCCGGTATCATCCGCAGCCAGCTGCCCAACCACAAACCGGCCCACGAAAAGATCCCGGTCCTGGCCAACGAGTGGTTCGCCCGCTATGACGACGGCTACGACGTGACCAAGTGGTACACCGCAGAGGAGAAGAGCGCCTGA
- the tpx gene encoding thiol peroxidase, translating to MAQITLKGNQINTVGELPAVGSAAPAFSLTGTDLSVVDSGQFAGKPVLLNIFPSVDTPVCATSVRTFNERAAAGGAVLCVSNDLPFAQKRFCGAEGIENVASASGFRDSFGADYGITIADGPLAGLLGRAIVVIGADGNVAYTELVPEIGQEPNYDAALAALTGA from the coding sequence ATGGCGCAGATCACGTTAAAGGGAAACCAGATCAACACCGTAGGCGAGTTGCCGGCCGTCGGTTCGGCAGCACCGGCGTTCAGCTTGACCGGAACCGACCTGAGCGTGGTGGACAGTGGGCAGTTCGCCGGTAAGCCGGTTCTGCTGAACATCTTCCCGTCGGTCGACACCCCGGTCTGTGCGACCAGCGTGCGGACCTTCAACGAGCGGGCGGCCGCCGGTGGGGCCGTGCTGTGTGTCTCCAACGACCTGCCGTTCGCGCAGAAGCGGTTCTGCGGTGCCGAGGGCATCGAGAACGTCGCCAGTGCCTCGGGCTTCCGGGACAGCTTCGGTGCCGACTACGGGATCACCATCGCCGACGGTCCGCTGGCCGGGCTGCTGGGCCGGGCGATCGTGGTGATCGGTGCGGACGGCAACGTCGCCTACACCGAGCTGGTGCCGGAGATCGGCCAGGAGCCGAACTACGACGCGGCGTTGGCGGCGCTGACCGGGGCTTAA